The Novosphingobium sp. P6W DNA window GCGCCCCTTGTGCCATGGTCCGTCGACCATGAGAGCCTCCAGCGGACGATAGACGACACCTTCGTCGTCGGTGATCTGTGCTGCCAAAGCCTGAATCTGCGGCGCTGCTCCGGACAACTTGGAGCGCATCACTGCGGCGATACCCTCGCGCGGATAGAAGGGATTGCCCTCCTCCGGGCTGGTCGCGAACAGGTACATCTGTGTAGCACTCATTGGCACCAGACCGACACCGACCGCGCCATTATAAACATGCAGCGCATCCAGATCGGCGGGGCGCGGGAAGTTGTAGCGCCAAACGCCCTGCCCGGTGAACTCTGGCTTTGCCGCATCGGGCAGGATGGCCTCGCGCGTCTGCGAATAGGCTCCGTCAGCGCCAACGACGATGTCGAATCTCTGTTCACTTCCGTCGGAAAAGCGCACCGCGCAACCCTCGCCGTCATCGGCAAGATCGGCGACTGAAAGGCCGAGCCTGATCTTTGCGCCAAGGGCCCTTGCATTGTCGCCCAGAACCTTCTGGAGCGCGCGGCGACCGATGCCGACATTGGCGGGCTTCCCTGGGACAAGGCTGGGTGCAGGCACACGCGCAACTTTCGCCCCTGAGGGAATGTAGATTTCTACTGCATTGAAGCCGCACGCGGCGTCGAGAAAGTCATCCAGCACGCCGAGTTGGTCCATCGCCCGCACGACGTTCGCCTGCTGAATGATGCCGACGCCGTAGACCGACCACTGCGGGTCGCGTTCGATCACTGTCACCTGGTGACCCGAACGCTGCAGCGCGATCGCCGCCGACAGTCCGCCGATGCCTGCGCCAACGATCAATACGTCCAGCGTTTTCAATTTTCTCTCCCGCGTATTCACTTCAGTAGGGGGAATAGCGGTTTGGGGGAGATTTCAGAAACTTATATAAGTTATCAGCTACGATCCACCATATCGATGGATTAGCTTGCGCCCGCTGCTTTAAGCAAGGATTTCAGCCACAATAGACCGGCATCGGCTTGGCGGGTAATGTGGTTCTGCATCATCTCGCGCATGGGCGGGAATTCAAAGGGCAGGGGCTGAGCCGCGATCGGGTACTGCCGCGCCAGCCGATCTACAAGCCGGGCCTGCATCAGGGCCAGCCTTTGCGTTCCATCCAAAAGCAGCGGAATGGTCAAGAACGAGTGCGTCTCGACCTCAATCCTCCGAACGTGCCCCATAAGGCTCATCTGGCGATCCGCGAACGCTTGCTGCCGCTGCGACCCGATGCGTATGCCCACGTGCCCCGCATTCAGGAACTGGTCAATCGTCAGCGGCGCCTGCATGAGTGGGTTGCCTTTCCACCCGACAACGACGTGCGCTTCTTCAAATAGTAGTTCGCTCGGGTGCTCGCCGGTAATGTAATAGTCCGGCGAAATCATCAGGTCGGCAGCACCCTCCGACAACTCGACAGACGAGCGTTCCGATGGCGCTGCTAGGTCGAGCAAGATGCCCGGAGATTCGAGCGACAATTTCTCGACCAGCGGCGCGATAACCGCAGCAATGACGTAATCTGACGCGATCAGCCGGAACTTGCGCTGGGCCGTGCTCGGGTCGAACTGGCCCCGGTTCGAAAGCATGGCGTTCACGCTTTCGAGGACATTGCGCACTTCGGGCACCAATCGCTCGGCAAAGGCGGTCGGAAACATCCGCTTGTTCTGTGCGACGAGTATCTCGTCGCCAAAGAAATCGCGCAACCGCGACAGCGCCGCGCTCATCGCTGGCTGGCTGAGGTTAAGCTTGCGTGCCGCCGCCGACACGCTGCGTTCCCGCATGAGCACGTCGAACGCACTCAACAAGTTCAGGTCCAGCCCGCGAAACCTCATGCCTTGACCTCTCCAATCATGCTACTGCCTAATCGAGAGCCTGACCGGACACAACGTCGCCACCATCGTGCTACCAGTCGCCAGGCGGTCCGTCAGCCGCGATCTTCCATGATCAGCTCCGCCGCCCGCCAGCCAACGACCATGGCCGGCCCGTTGGTGTTCCCGGCAGGCGGCAGCGGCATAACCGAGCAATCGACGACGCGCAGGCCCTCGAGGCCGTGAACGCGCAGGCGGGAATCGACGACGCTGTCAGCGGCGTCGCCCATGCGGCAGGTCCCGGTAGCGTGAACGCCGGGGCTGGTCAGCCATTCCAGTGCGTTGCCGATCTCCTCGTCGCTCTCGGCCGCAGCGCCCGGCACCACTTCCTCGCCGACGAATTTCGCCAGCGCTGGCTGGCGCATATAGCGCCGCACCAGACGCACCATTTCAATGAGAAACGCCTTGTCCTCCGTGTCACCCCACCAGTTGGCGTCAATATCGAGCGCATCTTCGACATTGCCGGTCCGGATCACGACCGAGCCCCTGCTGCGGGGGCGCAGGGCAATGGCGTTCACGGTTATGCCGGGCTTGTCCTCCAGCGCGCCGCGTCCCGGATCGGCCTTGATCTCCTCGGTCGAGCGCATGGAGAACGGGCCGATGCCAAACTGCACGTCCGGCCAGTCCTGGTTACTGCGCATCGAAAGCAGCGCAGTAACCTCGGGCGACGTATACGCCATGAGCCCCTTGCGCGTCAGGTAGTAGCGCACGACGTGCGAAGCCAGTCGCCAACCGGAAAACTGATGATTTGCACCGCGATCGTTGTGCAGGCGATACGATATCGAGAACATCGCGTGATCGGCCAGATTGCGGCCGACTGCCGCGAGTTCGTGGCGCACCGCAACGCCTGCTTGCGAAAGCACGTCCGCCGGGCCGATGCCCGAAAGCTGCAGGAGCTTGGGGCTCTGGAGCGCGCCTGCCGACAAGATCACTTCGCGGGCAGCCCGGATGCTTTGGGTGCCGGACGAAGTCCGCACTTTGACACCGGTGACGCGTTTGCCTTCCAGCTCCACTTTTTCGACCAGCGTGTCGGTCATCACTGTCAGGTTAGGTCGGCGCATCGCAGGCTTAAGAAAAGCCTGGTAGCTCGACGCCCGGCGGCCCCGGCGGTTTACCGTCGCCTGGGTATAGCCGATGCCCGTGGTGCCGGGGGTGTTTATGTCCTCAAGACGCGGAAGGCCCATTTCCACACCGGCCTCGACAGAGGCGGCGATCGCCGGGGAGCGATAGGGCAACTGGGTGATCTGCAACGGGCCATTGCGCCCGCGCGAACGATCCGCACCCGCTACCTGATAGCTCTCCATCTCTCCGAAGCAGCGGACGATCTCGCTCCAGCGCCATTCGGTATTGCCCGCCTTTGCCCAGCCGTCGTAATCGGCAGGCATGCCGCGCAGATACCAGGTGCCGTTCGCGGAGCTGGAACCGCCCAGGCCCCGACCGTAGGACCAGACTTCGCCTTCTGGTCGGCCAGCCTGTTCCTTGATCGGGAAGTGCCAGAAGTGGATGGGATTTCCAAACATCTTCATGAACGCGCGCGGCATGTTGACCAGTTCGGTCTCGTTCGTACCGCCCGCCTCGATGAGGAGCACCGTACTCTTGCCATCGGCGCTGAGACGGTCTGCCAGGACGCAGCCGGAAGAACCGGCGCCCACGATGATGTAGTCGAAATGACGCGAATTCATGACGATGCGAGAACCTTTCGGGCGGCGCGGCCGCTGGGAAGTACCATGTAGGCGAGAACTGCGGCGGCAAGGGTGATGAAGCCCATGACCGTCATGGCGGGCACAAGGCCGCCTGATACGTTGCTGACGAAGCTCACAATCGGGCTGCACACGAAGGTTCCGGTGAAGAACGCGGTGGCCCAGATGCCCATGCCGCGACCACGCTGTTCGAGGGGGAGCATCGCTTGCCCCCACGCCAGCAACGTCGGGATGACCATGCCGCCGCCCAGCTGCTGGATCGTAGCGCCGATAGACACCACCTGCCAGCTTGGCCCGAAACCGATC harbors:
- a CDS encoding LysR family transcriptional regulator, which encodes MRFRGLDLNLLSAFDVLMRERSVSAAARKLNLSQPAMSAALSRLRDFFGDEILVAQNKRMFPTAFAERLVPEVRNVLESVNAMLSNRGQFDPSTAQRKFRLIASDYVIAAVIAPLVEKLSLESPGILLDLAAPSERSSVELSEGAADLMISPDYYITGEHPSELLFEEAHVVVGWKGNPLMQAPLTIDQFLNAGHVGIRIGSQRQQAFADRQMSLMGHVRRIEVETHSFLTIPLLLDGTQRLALMQARLVDRLARQYPIAAQPLPFEFPPMREMMQNHITRQADAGLLWLKSLLKAAGAS
- a CDS encoding GMC family oxidoreductase, which translates into the protein MNSRHFDYIIVGAGSSGCVLADRLSADGKSTVLLIEAGGTNETELVNMPRAFMKMFGNPIHFWHFPIKEQAGRPEGEVWSYGRGLGGSSSANGTWYLRGMPADYDGWAKAGNTEWRWSEIVRCFGEMESYQVAGADRSRGRNGPLQITQLPYRSPAIAASVEAGVEMGLPRLEDINTPGTTGIGYTQATVNRRGRRASSYQAFLKPAMRRPNLTVMTDTLVEKVELEGKRVTGVKVRTSSGTQSIRAAREVILSAGALQSPKLLQLSGIGPADVLSQAGVAVRHELAAVGRNLADHAMFSISYRLHNDRGANHQFSGWRLASHVVRYYLTRKGLMAYTSPEVTALLSMRSNQDWPDVQFGIGPFSMRSTEEIKADPGRGALEDKPGITVNAIALRPRSRGSVVIRTGNVEDALDIDANWWGDTEDKAFLIEMVRLVRRYMRQPALAKFVGEEVVPGAAAESDEEIGNALEWLTSPGVHATGTCRMGDAADSVVDSRLRVHGLEGLRVVDCSVMPLPPAGNTNGPAMVVGWRAAELIMEDRG
- a CDS encoding FAD-dependent oxidoreductase; the encoded protein is MKTLDVLIVGAGIGGLSAAIALQRSGHQVTVIERDPQWSVYGVGIIQQANVVRAMDQLGVLDDFLDAACGFNAVEIYIPSGAKVARVPAPSLVPGKPANVGIGRRALQKVLGDNARALGAKIRLGLSVADLADDGEGCAVRFSDGSEQRFDIVVGADGAYSQTREAILPDAAKPEFTGQGVWRYNFPRPADLDALHVYNGAVGVGLVPMSATQMYLFATSPEEGNPFYPREGIAAVMRSKLSGAAPQIQALAAQITDDEGVVYRPLEALMVDGPWHKGRVVLLGDAVHATTPHLGQGAGMAIEDAIVLAEELGCNDTTEAAFSTYRDRRYERCRYIVDKSLAICHGQIGKGPPVDNHKATAEMFAVVSQPI